The Cytobacillus oceanisediminis genomic interval GCATGACGCGGAAAGCTTAGACGAATATGACGGAATTCTTCTTCCCGGCGGTTTCTCTTACGGAGATTATCTCCGTTCGGGTGCTGTTGCACGCTTCAGCAATGTCATGAGAGAAGTAGTGAAGGCGGCAGAAGCAGGCAAGCCGGTATTGGGCGTCTGCAATGGATTTCAAATCCTGCTTGAAGCTGGCCTTTTGCCTGGGGCAATGAGAAGAAATGATAGCCTGAAATTCATCTGCCGCACCGTGGAGTTAAAGGTTGAAAACAATGAAACCATGTTTTCATCTGCATATGAAAAGGATGAAGTAATCAATATTCCGATCGCCCATGGTGAAGGAAACTATTATTGTGATGAAGCTGTTTTAGCTGAATTGAAGAAAAATAACCAAATCGTTTTTACTTATAATGGAACAAATCCAAATGGCAGTCTGGAAAACATCGCAGGCATTGTCAATGAAAAAGGGAATGTACTTGGCATGATGCCGCACCCTGAAAGAGCCGTTGATGAGCTTTTAGGGGGAGCAGATGGCCTGAAACTTTTTCAATCAATCGTAAAACAATGGAGGGAAGCACATGTCGTTAATGCTTGAGCCAAGTCCGGAACAGTTAAAGGCACAGAAGGTATACAAAGAAATGGGTTTGTCTGATGACGAATTTGCGATGATTGAAAAGATTATCGGGCGTTTGCCAAATTACACAGAAATCGGTTTGTTTTCGGTTATGTGGTCAGAGCATTGCAGCTATAAAAACTCAAAGCCAGTTTTAAGCAAGTTCCCGACAACAGGAGAGAAAGTACTTCAGGGACCAGGGGAAGGAGCTGGAATTGTTGATATCGGCGACGGGCAAGCAGTTGTTTTTAAAATTGAAAGCCATAACCATCCGTCTGCAATCGAGCCTTACCAGGGGGCAGCAACAGGTGTCGGCGGGATTATCCGCGATGTATTTTCAATGGGCGCAAGACCGGTCGCACTCCTCAACTCTTTACGCTTTGGAGAATTGGATTCTCCTCGTGTACGGTACCTTTTTAAAGAAGTAGTCGCAGGCATTGCGGGCTACGGAAACTGCATCGGCATTCCAACAGTTGGGGGAGAAGTGCAGTTTGATTCTTCCTATGAAGGAAATCCGCTTGTAAACGCTATGTGTGTCGGCTTAATCGACCATAAGGATATCAAAAAAGGCCAGGCCCACGGAGTAGGCAACACAGTCATGTATGTTGGTGCAAAAACTGGCCGTGATGGTATCCATGGTGCTACTTTTGCATCTGAAGAATTAACAGACCAATCAGAATCAAAACGCCCAGCTGTCCAGGTTGGCGATCCATTCATGGAAAAGCTTCTGCTTGAAGCATGTCTTGAACTGGTCCAGTCTGACGCACTTGTAGGCATTCAGGATATGGGAGCTGCCGGTCTTACAAGCTCTTCTGCTGAAATGGCCAGCAAAGCGGGATCCGGAATTGAAATGAATCTTGACCTTGTTCCTCAAAGGGAAACAGGTATGACTGCATATGAAATGATGCTTTCCGAATCACAGGAAAGAATGCTGATTGTCGTGAAAAAAGGACGCGAGCAGGAGATCGAAGATTTATTTTCCAAATATGGCCTTGAAGCAGTTTCTATCGGAAAGGTAACCGATGATAAAATGCTACGCCTTACCCATCAAGGGGAAGTGGTGGCAGAGCTGCCGGTTGATGCGCTTGCAGAGGATGCGCCAGTTTATCAGAAGCCATCAAGCGAGCCGGAATACTTCCGCGAATTTCAGGCAATGGAAAATGAAGTTCCTGCAGTTGAAGATTATAAAGAAACATTGGTAAAGCTTCTCCAGCAGCCGACAATTGCCAGCAAAGAATGGGTTTATGACCAGTACGACTACATGGTGCGTACCAATACAGTAGTGGCACCTGGATCAGATGCCGCAGTCATCCGCATCCGCGGCACCCGCAAAGGATTGGCCATGACGACAGACTGCAATTCACGATACATGTATCTTGATCCTGAAACAGGCGGCAAAATTGCTGTGGCCGAAGCGGCAAGAAATATCATTTGCTCCGGCGGTCAGCCATTGGCGATAACAGATAATCTGAACTTCGGAAACCCGGAGAAGCCTGAAATCTTCTGGCAAATCGAAAAAGCGGCAGATGGAATCAGCGAAGCATGCCGCACATTGAATACACCAGTAATCGGCGGAAACGTCTCTTTGTATAACGAAACAAATGGAACAGCTATCTACCCAACGCCTGTCATTGGAATGGTCGGGCTTGTAGATGACATTGACCATGTGACAACACAATCATTTAAAGCAGCTGGTGATCTTATTTATCTGGTTGGCGAAACAAAGAATGAGTTCGGCGGCAGTGAGCTGCAGAAGGTAACATACGGCAAGATTTTCGGAAAAGCGCCTGAACTTGACCTCGACAAAGAAGAAAAGGCACAGGAACAAATTTTAAAAGCCATTCGTTCGGGACTTGTAGCATCTGCCCATGATGTGGCAGAAGGCGGGCTGGCTGTAGCT includes:
- the purQ gene encoding phosphoribosylformylglycinamidine synthase subunit PurQ gives rise to the protein MKFAVIVFPGSNCDIDMYHAVKDELGAEAEYVWHDAESLDEYDGILLPGGFSYGDYLRSGAVARFSNVMREVVKAAEAGKPVLGVCNGFQILLEAGLLPGAMRRNDSLKFICRTVELKVENNETMFSSAYEKDEVINIPIAHGEGNYYCDEAVLAELKKNNQIVFTYNGTNPNGSLENIAGIVNEKGNVLGMMPHPERAVDELLGGADGLKLFQSIVKQWREAHVVNA
- the purL gene encoding phosphoribosylformylglycinamidine synthase subunit PurL: MSLMLEPSPEQLKAQKVYKEMGLSDDEFAMIEKIIGRLPNYTEIGLFSVMWSEHCSYKNSKPVLSKFPTTGEKVLQGPGEGAGIVDIGDGQAVVFKIESHNHPSAIEPYQGAATGVGGIIRDVFSMGARPVALLNSLRFGELDSPRVRYLFKEVVAGIAGYGNCIGIPTVGGEVQFDSSYEGNPLVNAMCVGLIDHKDIKKGQAHGVGNTVMYVGAKTGRDGIHGATFASEELTDQSESKRPAVQVGDPFMEKLLLEACLELVQSDALVGIQDMGAAGLTSSSAEMASKAGSGIEMNLDLVPQRETGMTAYEMMLSESQERMLIVVKKGREQEIEDLFSKYGLEAVSIGKVTDDKMLRLTHQGEVVAELPVDALAEDAPVYQKPSSEPEYFREFQAMENEVPAVEDYKETLVKLLQQPTIASKEWVYDQYDYMVRTNTVVAPGSDAAVIRIRGTRKGLAMTTDCNSRYMYLDPETGGKIAVAEAARNIICSGGQPLAITDNLNFGNPEKPEIFWQIEKAADGISEACRTLNTPVIGGNVSLYNETNGTAIYPTPVIGMVGLVDDIDHVTTQSFKAAGDLIYLVGETKNEFGGSELQKVTYGKIFGKAPELDLDKEEKAQEQILKAIRSGLVASAHDVAEGGLAVAAAESLIGSKGLGADIKVTGNATSALFSESQSRFLLSVKKENQEAFESLVDATLIGEVTEAPILYISNEEGLLLAEQVDVLKQAWKGAIPCLLK